From Thermoflexus hugenholtzii JAD2:
TGCTCCTCCTCGGGAGGCGGGGGTGGGATCGCGGGCTGTGGGCGCTGATCATCGCCCTGGGAGCGGCCCCGGGAGCCCTCCATGCCCTGTGGGTGGGTCAAACCCAGGGGGCCTTCTGGCCGGGACGGCTGGATCTGATCCGGGCCCTGGGGACCCTCGGGCAGGCCCAGGCGTTGCAGGCCCGGATGGCCGGCCTTCTCCCACCGCCGGGCTCCCCGTGGCTTCCGGGCCTGATCGCCGGAGCCCTCCTCCTCGTCGCCGGCCTCCTCGTGGGGATCCGCTCGCGGGCGATGCGGGTTCGATGGGTCTGGCTCGGCCTCCTCCCCCTTGCCGTCGGGCTGGGCCTGCTCTACCGCAGCCCCAAGTTCCACCCGCATTATTTCATCGGCGTGACGGTGGCCTTCTATCTGGCGGTGGTCCTGGGCTGGGCGGAAGGGGTTCGGCACGTCCGCTGGGCCCTCCTGCCTGGATTGCTGGCCTGGGGCCTCTTCGTCGGGCCGGCGCTCCTCTGGGCGCTGGGCCCCGCGGAGCAGACCAAGGACGACTGGCGGGGGGCGGTGCGAACGGTGGAGGCCCGGCGAGGGCCGGGGGAAGCGGTGGTGCTGGTGAGCGGGTTCGCCCTCCCGGCGTATCAGGCTTACGCCCGGTCCACCACGCCAGTCCCGCTCCCCGCGGATCCGGTGGCCGATGTGCGCCACGTGCTGGACTATGAGACGGTCGCCCCGAGGCTGAACGCCGCCCTCTCCGGGACCTCGGGGGCGTGGCTGGTGCAGTGGGGGGATGAGATCAACGACCCGGCCCAGATTGTGGCAGCGGCCCTGGACTGGGTGGGGGATGAGGTGGAGACATGGGCCTTCGGCGGGAGAATCCGGGTTCGACGGTTCCTCTGGGGGAGCTTTCGCCCGCTGCCTGCGGAGCCGGAGGCCCTCTTCGGTCACGCGGGCCAGCCCATCGGGCCGAACCTGCGCTGGCTGGGCTACGGCCTCCCGGGAGGGGAGATTCCCATCGATCGCCCCCTTCCGGTGATCGTGGGATGGCGGACGACCGGGCCCCTCCCGTCTGGGTTGCGGATCTCTTTTCGGCTGGAGTGGGAGGATGGCACGGTGTGGGGACAGTGGGATGGGGCGCTGGGGGGCGAGACATGGGACACGGCCCGGTGGCCGTATCCGCGCACCATCCTGGCCCGCTATGAGGTGATGGCCCAAGTGGGGACGCCC
This genomic window contains:
- a CDS encoding glycosyltransferase family 39 protein codes for the protein MHRSRWLAWPGAALLLLALAFGLRVYRLDGPSLWYDEAFSIALARSGVWQPLEAHPPLFYLILRLWIALAGSSEFSARFLSVGVGMLTVALFGAAAARLGRSPWAGLLGLTLAATLPFWIWESREVRMYSALGMWTALALWLELRGRPMGTALAVLAGVYTHYAMLWMVPGWLLLLGRRGWDRGLWALIIALGAAPGALHALWVGQTQGAFWPGRLDLIRALGTLGQAQALQARMAGLLPPPGSPWLPGLIAGALLLVAGLLVGIRSRAMRVRWVWLGLLPLAVGLGLLYRSPKFHPHYFIGVTVAFYLAVVLGWAEGVRHVRWALLPGLLAWGLFVGPALLWALGPAEQTKDDWRGAVRTVEARRGPGEAVVLVSGFALPAYQAYARSTTPVPLPADPVADVRHVLDYETVAPRLNAALSGTSGAWLVQWGDEINDPAQIVAAALDWVGDEVETWAFGGRIRVRRFLWGSFRPLPAEPEALFGHAGQPIGPNLRWLGYGLPGGEIPIDRPLPVIVGWRTTGPLPSGLRISFRLEWEDGTVWGQWDGALGGETWDTARWPYPRTILARYEVMAQVGTPPGRYRPRLVVYQGGEVWLDARLNPVVRAAPSRPYEDPRWEEPPRARWPGLALTHVDLEGEPRACRALTVALWWRVEGPPPAAWVRVRIGEAEGVWPWNPAQPEAIWGPGERWRVRYPVPVPCAPGRYPLEVAVGEESGQTVGIVEVMP